ATGCAGGTCCAGGGTCGACCAGCCGATCTCGCGGGTGGCACCGGGCACGACGCGACCGCCCGCCGCCGCCGCGATCAATTGCGCACCCAGGCAGATGCCGAGCGTCGGTCGGCCCGCACCCAGGCGCTGCTCCAGCCAGTCGAGCTCGGCCTGGAGAAAGGGGTAATGGTCGCCATCATTCACACCGACCGGCCCGCCAAGGACAACGGCCAGCTCGCCCTGCCCCGGATCGGGGAGTGCATCGACGACAACATCGCAGTGTTGCAACTCATAGCGATTGGCAAGCGGCGCTTCCCAGGCATCGAGGCCCTCGAAAGGCAGGTGCCGCAGTACCACGCAGCCGGGCCTGTCACTCACTCCTGGTCACCCGCGTCGGGCGGTGAACACAGTGCGGCGACCTGCTGGCGAAAATGGCCCAGGTTGTTCGAGCGGTCGGCCACCACGATGTGCAATACGCGCTGGTCCTGCACCAGCAGCCAGCTGGTACTGCCCGCGTGACGTCGTACCAGGGCAAAGTCCAGCGCGGCATGGCCCGGCTGGCAGTGCGTTTCATAGCCATTGTTGCGCAACAGCTCGAGTGACCGGGGTCGCAAGGCCGGTGTCACCGCCACCAGGTCGCGCTCGCCATTGTCGTTGATGTGCTGGTAGACGGTCTGGCCCGCCACCGACAGCTGCTCGTTGCGCTCGAATCCGCTCGGCAAGGTGATGCCGCTCAGGGGCAGGACACTGGCCGCCAGCAGGAAGAATTCGTAGCCGCTCATCAGAACAGATCCTGCTGGCCACCACGCGAGGGTGGACGGAACTTGTCGGTGGCCAGGTCGCGAACTTCGCCCTGCGCCAGCCCGAGTCGCCGGCAGGCAAGGCGAAAACGTTGCGCGAGCAGGTCGGCAATGACGCCGCTGCCGCGCATGCGTTCACCAAAT
The Gammaproteobacteria bacterium genome window above contains:
- a CDS encoding glutamine amidotransferase — translated: MSDRPGCVVLRHLPFEGLDAWEAPLANRYELQHCDVVVDALPDPGQGELAVVLGGPVGVNDGDHYPFLQAELDWLEQRLGAGRPTLGICLGAQLIAAAAGGRVVPGATREIGWSTLDLHPDGQQSCVRHLDAVPVFHWHSDNIELPSTATCLASTASCPVQAFSMGERVLGLQFHPEVTARALESWYVGHSRALAAQSEPKASDLRAAARRHADELREPAAVLLNEWLDSLGA